In one Arenibacter antarcticus genomic region, the following are encoded:
- the bshA gene encoding N-acetyl-alpha-D-glucosaminyl L-malate synthase BshA: MKIAIVCYPTFGGSGVVATELGIALANRGHEIHFITYRQPVRLEQLSNKIHFHEVNVPEYPLFHYQPYELALSSKLVDTIKLYGIELLHVHYAIPHAYAGYMAKKMLEEEGIYVPMVTTLHGTDITLVGKHPFYKPAVTFSINKSDVVTSVSENLKQSTLELFDIKKEIEVVPNFIDKRKYGMQFTDCQRSLMATDEERIITHISNFRKVKRIMDVIHIFHKVQNKIPAKLVMVGEGPEKEEAEQLCIDLGISNKVIFLGNSNEIDRILCFSDLFLLPSETESFGLAALEAMINHVAVISSNTGGIPEVNRHGVTGYLSDVGNVDEMAENALKILSDDVTLEKFKTNAANAALDFDILKVLPLYEAIYEKALSSRHQSSEQN; this comes from the coding sequence GTGAAAATAGCTATAGTATGTTATCCAACATTTGGAGGAAGTGGGGTAGTGGCCACAGAATTGGGAATTGCACTAGCCAATAGGGGACATGAAATCCATTTTATCACCTATAGGCAACCTGTCCGTCTGGAACAGTTGAGCAATAAAATACACTTTCATGAGGTAAACGTTCCAGAATATCCGCTATTTCATTATCAGCCCTACGAACTGGCGCTGTCTAGTAAATTAGTGGATACCATAAAACTATATGGGATAGAATTATTACATGTACACTATGCCATTCCACATGCCTATGCAGGGTATATGGCAAAGAAGATGTTGGAAGAGGAAGGAATTTATGTTCCTATGGTCACCACCTTGCACGGTACCGATATCACCTTGGTGGGAAAACATCCATTTTACAAGCCGGCAGTAACATTTAGCATCAATAAATCTGATGTGGTTACTTCGGTATCAGAAAATTTAAAACAGAGTACCTTAGAGTTGTTCGATATTAAAAAGGAAATTGAAGTGGTGCCTAATTTTATCGATAAGCGAAAATACGGCATGCAGTTCACGGATTGTCAACGCTCGTTAATGGCAACTGATGAAGAAAGAATCATTACGCATATTAGTAATTTCAGGAAGGTAAAGCGCATCATGGACGTTATACATATCTTCCATAAGGTGCAAAATAAAATTCCGGCCAAATTGGTAATGGTGGGAGAGGGGCCCGAGAAAGAAGAGGCAGAGCAATTGTGTATTGATCTTGGAATTAGCAATAAAGTGATTTTTTTAGGTAATAGTAATGAGATCGATAGAATTCTTTGTTTTTCAGACCTATTCTTATTGCCATCCGAGACGGAGAGCTTTGGGTTAGCTGCTTTGGAGGCCATGATTAACCATGTAGCTGTAATATCCAGTAATACTGGAGGGATACCGGAAGTAAACCGTCACGGGGTAACCGGATATTTGAGCGATGTTGGTAATGTGGATGAAATGGCAGAGAATGCCTTGAAAATATTAAGTGATGATGTAACCTTGGAAAAATTTAAGACCAATGCGGCCAATGCAGCTTTGGATTTTGATATTTTAAAAGTATTGCCATTGTATGAAGCTATATATGAAAAGGCGCTTTCTTCACGACATCAAAGTTCGGAACAAAACTGA
- a CDS encoding OmpA family protein → MRICRFVLVFLLVSAFNFSFAQDLQLTEKDSIVKSSWMVGLGYNFVDDSGSGTSLKGKFDIDNNWNSLAYPSRVSIGRYFKSGLGIEGIGTYNKYKLGKIVDGAVNTSESKYLGLDARLSYDLNKIIGETGFFDPYVGAGLGYTRAQGESMGTYNAVVGFRTWFSDRVGLDFSSSGKWGMGGDADNHLQHSAGVVYRFGMEKGLSKKGMIKLGLIQEQERITDSIVAAKRAEEEARLLAERLAREKEQARLAAEEQARNDAEKQRRLDIENQVKAVGHVQFGFNTSALSSGEKDRLDKIAVIMEANPNVTLNVGSHADARGSQAYNLILTEKRVKNTIDYLVSKKGIDASRLSGEGFGKAHLLNDCDGTKYCPESKHSVNRRSEFNVKNF, encoded by the coding sequence ATGAGAATATGTAGATTTGTTTTGGTTTTTTTACTTGTTAGTGCCTTTAATTTTTCTTTTGCACAGGATTTGCAATTGACCGAAAAGGACAGTATAGTAAAAAGCTCTTGGATGGTTGGATTAGGTTATAATTTTGTAGATGATTCCGGTTCTGGTACTAGTCTCAAAGGTAAATTTGATATTGATAACAATTGGAATTCATTGGCTTATCCTTCTAGAGTAAGTATTGGAAGGTATTTTAAAAGTGGTCTTGGAATTGAAGGTATTGGAACCTACAATAAATATAAGTTAGGGAAAATTGTTGATGGTGCTGTAAACACCTCAGAATCTAAATACCTTGGATTAGATGCTAGATTGAGTTATGATTTGAACAAAATTATCGGGGAAACTGGTTTTTTTGATCCTTATGTAGGGGCTGGTCTTGGATATACAAGAGCACAAGGTGAATCTATGGGTACCTATAACGCTGTTGTTGGTTTTAGAACTTGGTTTTCTGATCGTGTTGGTTTGGATTTCAGTAGTTCAGGAAAATGGGGCATGGGAGGAGATGCTGACAACCATTTACAACATTCTGCCGGAGTAGTTTACCGTTTCGGTATGGAAAAGGGACTTTCTAAAAAGGGAATGATAAAACTTGGGTTGATTCAGGAACAGGAAAGAATTACAGATTCTATAGTTGCTGCGAAAAGAGCGGAGGAAGAAGCTCGACTTCTAGCAGAGAGATTGGCTAGAGAGAAAGAGCAAGCTCGTTTGGCTGCTGAAGAGCAGGCTAGAAACGATGCCGAAAAACAAAGAAGATTAGACATTGAGAATCAAGTGAAAGCTGTTGGTCATGTTCAGTTTGGATTTAATACTTCAGCCTTGAGCTCAGGAGAAAAAGATAGATTGGATAAGATTGCTGTAATAATGGAAGCAAATCCTAACGTTACCTTAAATGTTGGTTCACATGCTGATGCAAGAGGATCGCAGGCTTACAATTTGATCTTAACCGAGAAAAGAGTAAAAAATACTATAGATTATTTAGTTAGCAAGAAAGGGATTGATGCTAGCAGGTTATCTGGAGAAGGCTTTGGAAAAGCACATTTGCTAAACGATTGTGATGGTACTAAGTATTGTCCAGAATCCAAACATAGTGTAAATAGAAGGTCTGAGTTTAATGTTAAGAATTTCTAA